In Anolis carolinensis isolate JA03-04 unplaced genomic scaffold, rAnoCar3.1.pri scaffold_14, whole genome shotgun sequence, the following proteins share a genomic window:
- the eif1ad gene encoding probable RNA-binding protein EIF1AD, producing the protein MSQATKRKHVVKEVLEEYVVPSERQQVVRVLGTPGNNLHEVETPEGTRFLASMPTKFRKNIWIKRGDFLLVDPIEEGEKVKAEISFVLYKDHVRYLKKEGYWPEAFLDDAGGTPRDVKERDRAPSPQRSAGEDDSEDDDADLFVNTNRVNYDYEEESEESSDSEEDEEQEENEK; encoded by the exons ATGTCGCAGGCCACCAAGCGCAAGCACGTGGTGAAGGAGGTCCTGGAGGAATACGTGGTGCCTTCCGAGAGGCAGCAGGTCGTCCGG GTCTTGGGCACCCCCGGCAACAACCTCCATGAGGTGGAGACCCCCGAAGGGACCCGTTTCCTTGCCAGCATGCCCACCAAGTTCCGGAAGAACATTTGGATCAAGAGAG GCGACTTCCTGCTGGTGGATCCCATCGAGGAAGGGGAGAAAGTGAAGGCGGAGATCAGTTTCGTCCTCTACAAGGACCACGTGCGATACCTGAAGAAGGAGGGCTATTG GCCCGAAGCCTTTTTGGACGATGCCGGCGGAACTCCCcgggacgtgaaagagag GGACAGGGCTCCGAGCCCACAGCGTTCGGCCGGAGAAGACGACTCCGAAGACGATGACGCCGACCTCTTTGTCAACACCAACCGGGTCAACTACGATTACGAAGAAGAGAGCGAAGAAAGCAGCGATTCGGAGGAAGACGAGGAGCAGGAGGAGAATGAGAAGTAG